A genomic region of Desulfovibrio oxyclinae DSM 11498 contains the following coding sequences:
- a CDS encoding integrase core domain-containing protein: protein QGNGIAERFVRILKENLLWVRRFNTVEELRKALLKFKETYNRQWIIGRHGYKTPSQVRERQIVLTECAA from the coding sequence CCCAAGGCAATGGCATCGCGGAACGATTCGTTCGCATCCTCAAGGAAAATCTGCTTTGGGTCAGGCGATTCAACACGGTCGAAGAGTTGAGGAAGGCCCTGCTGAAATTCAAGGAAACCTACAACCGGCAATGGATCATCGGCAGGCACGGCTACAAGACGCCGAGCCAGGTCCGCGAAAGGCAGATCGTGCTCACTGAGTGCGCGGCGTGA